One window of Paroedura picta isolate Pp20150507F chromosome 2, Ppicta_v3.0, whole genome shotgun sequence genomic DNA carries:
- the FEN1 gene encoding flap endonuclease 1: MGIHGLAKLIADVAPGAIRENDIKSYFGRKVAIDASMSIYQFLIAVRQGADMLQNEEGETTSHLMGMFYRTIRMMENGIKPVYVFDGKPPQLKSGELAKRTERRAEAEKQLEEAKEAGEDENVEKFSKRLVKVTKQHNDECKKLLTLMGIPYVEAPGEAEASCAALVKANKVYAAATEDMDCLTFGSPVLMRHLTASEAKKLPIQEFHLNRILQDMGLTQEEFVNLCILLGCDYCESIRGIGPKRAVELIKQHKSIEKIVQQIDTKKFSLPENWLHREAQQLFLEPEVVDPEAVELKWSEPNEEELVSFLCGEKQFSEERIRNGVKRLSKSRQGSRQGRLDDFFKVTGSITSAKRKEPEPKGSAKKKAKGSGAAKFKSRK; this comes from the coding sequence ATGGGAATCCACGGTTTAGCCAAACTGATTGCAGATGTAGCTCCTGGTGCCATTCGAGAAAATGACATAAAGAGTTATTTTGGCCGGAAAGTAGCTATTGATGCTTCTATGAGTATTTACCAGTTCCTGATTGCTGTGCGGCAGGGAGCTGACATGCTGCAGAACGAGGAAGGGGAGACCACCAGCCACCTAATGGGCATGTTCTACCGTACCATCCGCATGATGGAAAATGGCATCAAGCCTGTGTATGTATTTGATGGCAAACCTCCACAGCTGAAATCGGGTGAACTGGCTAAGCGCACTGAGCGCCGAGCTGAGGCAGAGAAACAGTTGGAAGAGGCCAAAGAGGCAGGCGAAGATGAAAACGTAGAAAAGTTTAGCAAGAGGCTAGTTAAGGTGACCAAGCAACATAACGATGAGTGCAAGAAGCTGCTGACACTGATGGGCATCCCATATGTAGAAGCACCTGGGGAGGCTGAAGCTAGCTGTGCTGCACTGGTGAAAGCTAATAAAGTCTACGCAGCGGCTACAGAGGATATGGACTGCTTGACCTTTGGTAGCCCTGTGCTGATGCGACATCTTACTGCCAGCGAGGCTAAGAAACTTCCTATTCAGGAATTCCACCTGAACCGTATCCTTCAAGACATGGGCCTGACACAGGAGGAGTTTGTTAACCTCTGCATATTGCTAGGCTGTGACTACTGTGAAAGTATCCGTGGCATTGGGCCCAAGCGTGCCGTGGAGCTCATCAAGCAGCACAAGAGCATAGAAAAAATTGTACAGCAAATCGATACCAAGAAGTTCTCCCTGCCAGAGAACTGGCTGCATAGGGAGGCCCAGCAGcttttcttggagcctgaagttGTAGACCCAGAAGCTGTGGAGCTGAAGTGGAGTGAGCCCAATGAGGAGGAGCTAGTCAGCTTCTTGTGTGGGGAAAAGCAGTTCAGTGAAGAAAGGATCCGTAATGGGGTCAAGAGACTGAGCAAGAGTCGCCAGGGCAGCAGACAGGGCCGCCTAGATGACTTCTTTAAGGTTACTGGCTCAATTACTTCAGCTAAGCGCAAAGAGCCAGAGCCCAAAGGATCTGCCAAGAAAAAAGCAAAGGGCAGTGGTGCAGCAAAATTCAAAAGtagaaaataa
- the TMEM258 gene encoding dolichyl-diphosphooligosaccharide--protein glycosyltransferase subunit TMEM258, giving the protein MELETMSRYTSPVNPAVFPHLTVVLLAIGMFFTAWFFVYEVTSTKYTRDIYKELLISLVASLFMGFGVLFLLLWVGIYV; this is encoded by the exons ATG GAGCTGGAGACGATGAGCAGGTACACCAGTCCGGTGAATCCGGCCGTGTTCCCCCACCTGACCGTGGTGCTGCTGGCCATCGGCATGTTCTTCACCGCTTGGTTCTTCGT CTATGAAGTAACCTCCACCAAGTACACCAGGGACATCTACAAGGAACTGCTTATTTCCCTGGTAGCTTCGCTATTCATGGGTTTTGGTGTACTCTTCCTACTACTGTGGGTTGGTATCTATGTGTGA